Genomic window (Vicia villosa cultivar HV-30 ecotype Madison, WI unplaced genomic scaffold, Vvil1.0 ctg.005027F_1_1, whole genome shotgun sequence):
ggtagatttcccatcctttggacttatcagtaccaaaccaacacattaccacttggggatccagatgaacttattatcttagcaccactttgcattaagcacattaaaattctgacaaaaatcgggcagagtaacggctgttttcgagtaaaatccttatatcaatgccttggaattaaccatcaaggactttcaaggaaatacctgcatacacaaacaaacaacaatccaatgccagacagatagAATAACCACAGAGTAATAATGTAATAAgtgtccagaggtactaagtccataagtccacaTCTCCAAAATGcttgggatagtaaccaatagtccataagagagccttaaacgttttttagatttttgttatttattagtgttttagcataaaagtaaagtatggtccaagtggacaaaagaaaaatagcggaaacataaacatagtatccaaatggacaaagagaaaatagcgaaatataaacgtccaaatggacaaagagaaaatagcggaatgtaaatatgatgaaatgataaaataaagcaataaagcgagaaatataaagagcaatataataaagtgcggaaattaaagttagttgttagatgttaaagataaccatcttgaaacttgtcaagtatgttatcaaagttagtgataaagatcgatggtgagtgaaggatgttctcggatttaaattcaatggacatttatcagaagcttgataaaatcatagcgactacacgataaacctccataagtcttaaatcaaccacatacaattctcttccatatttgatctttttgattcgggacacgaaatattgcgctatgttaagcagatcgccaagtgatttatgtagaaatcaccctacaacgaggccggtcaaaactttatgtgctaatgcatgcaagaGACGCGATAtctagatcactctccgaaagcgataccgcacgaaaagaaaataaggagcgatctagtctttacccagaatccataagaattctcaaggtgttaagactttcatcgatcaaaagaaaagaaggagaagaagaagataaaaatgcataaagataatcaactcacactatcattaatatcattcatctaatattatggatttggtcatttcaaacctatcaacatcctagatccaatgatattaatgaagtagaggaagaaagaaggcaaaacaagcataaaaaaggcaaaaaaaaagcattctgcctcactggaaatcgatttacctctgtaggaaatcgatttcctgagtgcagagttcaaaattGGCATAACaacaaggtggaaatcgatttcctacagagggaaatcgatttcctgcacgcagctttcaaaaaatcagcattaggaagcataaaacttgacttaagcaaacatacaaacaccttatgatcacatatcaattggagcacaaattttccatcaattcaccatcaaataggaccaatatagcatcaaagatgcattgaacacaagcaagaaagatctacatcttagagtttaagaatttaccaattcttgaatcaaatgttaaagtagcttcaagaacaagcacaaagtgtgtagatccttcaaaattggagatgaacaagcaaagaaaagagtgaaatgtaggaggtttagttcaaaattagtaagattcaatgtgaatctcactaattctatgaaaatgaactttgggtgagggttttggaaaggatgagaaatgaatttgcaagcaattttttggctctccaagcttgagaaatgagagagtagagacctctatttataggatgggagcaagagtagtggcaatttggtctttttgcatttggtaattaacttgtgtttaattggtgtttaaatgatatttaaatggtaaaaatggtaaaatggggtttaatgaagggaattaattttggtgagttggaaaattggtaaaatgacaaaatgatcaaagaaaattggtgCCAACATGATATCATGCTTCCCTccttaattttttgaattttctccccaggaaatcgatttacctctgtaggaaatcgatttccaccttcaaatttccaaaaattgttttcttgcactgttttgatttttgcccgatcttttacctgtaaaatataaacaaaagagacaaaatacatatttttggattttggttagtataaaacaaataaaaaagctaaaagtgcttgatgattcccctcagagatagacacagtatcaaagatagaaCTTCACAACAgtactcttgattgatgattaaaatgcaattgatgtatgatcttagggtcaaaaattggggtatgacaatgatgataaagtgtttatactttttagaaatcttccccctttaagtggaactacaatagctctgacttctccattttaCTGAGGacgtatgtaggcacaagacgtaatgtcttgccgagcttattttaaaaattcaaacaaaccttTTCTTTCGCACACATTATCTtttacacagattttcaaaaaggttcctgtggagtaccacagatatgagggatgCTTATAATCTTCcccttgtagcggggaaaatttgaGATAGATAATAGCAAATTAATGTAACAAGACATCAAATTTCAGCCTCATTATTCATTCTTACACAAATACAAAGGCATAAGATTTCAGCCTCATTTTTATTCTTAtacaaatacaaaattaaaagccTTTGAACTAAAATGGTACATCAAAGATtatcattaattatatattagaaaGAACACTAGGTGGTCACATCATAAATTCGGAATCATTTCCCATTGCCTCCAAAATTTCATAAGGATGACACACTTCAATCTCTAAACTACCTTTATCTACACCTGCATACATAAAAATCTTCCCATTTCTTTTACTCGCATACCCACTTATAACTCCTAAAGGTTTTCCCCAACCAAAATCATTCCCATAAAAATCAAACCAAGGTGAACTAGCAATCACCAATGAATTGTTATTAACCACATCATCAGGAGTAATGACAAAATTTGGTGTTATTGACCAATTTTGATAATGACTCCTTAACATTTCATCAGAGTGCAAAGCAATCATCTTATTCATCTTCAATGCACCTTTTCCCAATCCATCATCTTCCAACAACTCACCAGCTTTCATGGTAACCACACATTCTATCACAGCAACACCATAATAATTCTCTGGCAAAGGAGGAATCAATCTTTGTTTAACGCCTATATCCAACACAAAATGCACTTCTGTTTGTAGGTCAAGATTTTTAGAACGTATAAAAGAACGCCAAATATGAGTGAAAAGGGCTTGAAAAGAAGATATGTTTGTTGTACCAGCCTCTAAGTTGGCTTTGAATTTTAGTTTTGCAATATTCTCTTTTGTGAAATGAAACATTCTCATTGGGGGAATGATATGATCATTCTTAGAGTGATTATTTTGTGACACTATTGCAAAAGGAAATCGAATAGGACATTCGATACCTTTTGGATACCAACGTTCAAATATTGGAAGTTTGGATAATTCCAAAGAACCTTTGGAGATTCTCGCCCATGAATTCGTAAAATGGGTAAACAAATTACCATCACCAACCACGTGGTTGATTGTCACGCTAATAAAGATGCCGTCAATTAACTCTGTGACTTGAACGGCAAGTAATGGTTGTGACATTCCATCATAGTTAAAAACTCCATTCAATGAAAAAAACGAGTGATGAATATTAAAAAGATAAGTGGGTTCAAGAATATCGACAACACTAATATTTTTAGCTAGAGCGTGAACAAAGAGTGCACCTTTATTGTTGCACATGATAGAACAAGAGATAAGATCATTTTCATGTTGTGTGATATTGAGCCGACCTGCAAGAGGCTGGAAATAATCAAGGGTAGAGGAAAGAGAGTGTTTAAGGTGTTGGATTTGATTTGATGTGTCTAGATTGATAGAATGGTGATAAAGATAACCCATTTGACTATATTCAAATGTTAGGAATTGTAGATCCCATGGATTTAGATCGATTGTATGATGATTAGAGTGATTTGGTGCATGAATTGCGGTGGAGGAAAGGATTTGAACAGAACTCATATCTAAGGAATTAGATATAATTGTGGTGGGTTTGTGTGTCACAAGACTCATAATTATATAGCATTTAGATTATAATATTAAATGTTAAAATATAATATGTGTGTCCCTCGCGTTATATTATTTGATTAAGATTGTTTCAATAATATCCAATATTATATTAATTGAGTAAACGAAATCATATATTATAATGTTTACGAGATTTTtcgttaataaaaaatttaaaacaaatctgttttgcaatcaaataaagaCTTGTTATTTTAGTTATATTTAAAAACTATATTAAAAAGTCTTACATGACATCAGACTACCtactataattttaatttataaatggcgtcaattttaaaattaaattgatcaaatgaaaaattaaagagaCAAGCAAGGaatagaaaaaaattacaaaCGGAGGAACCAAGATTTCTGAGTCTCAACGTTAATATTAGCAGTGTGGTCACAATTTTTTATCGAGTTTCGGATAAGACATCTGATGTATGTGAACCGCAAGTGCACGGTTTGTATCAAGTAATACAAAAGTTTGATCCTTGGTGAGCACTCCGGTATCCATCATATTATATTGGGTACCGGTACTTGTGTGACATGTTCAATTTTTATAGGTTCACCTATacaatttaaatttaaactattaatattaattttatttataaaaattactaTATTAATAATGATCAAACCATTCAATTAACCAAACAACTCCACTGTAtcgtttcttcttctcttttttctttcgttATTTTCATTTCCTTTTACAAACTCAATATCCCTTCCCTCTTCTTCGTTCATCTCCATTTTGAGAAATTCAGTTCCTCAATTTAATCAATTTCGGAGAGTAACTTATTTCACTTTCTATCTATGAAATCATTTTCGATAACCGATGAATTTGATTATTTCAAACTTTAACCCCTCTATTGTTGTTGTGGTAATTTTCCAATTTTTGCATTAGGTTTGATTATGTAATTTTTGGATAATCACTCGTATTCATGGTACTCAAAACCAGACCTGTGACCGTGAATaacatttgaaataaaaaaaaaaaacaacgtaATTTTTCAGCAAAAACAAggcactttattttattttcatcttcCATGGATTTACAATGTTAGAATAGAAATCAAAATGGAAGGAAAAAGCTTTCTAATTTAGTTCTTGATTTGCTGCTCTTGTTAGAAGGAGGAGGTTGATTTTTTCTATTGTTGAGAAAGAAAGATGAAGATGGAACTGCGCGGCTGCATCACATACTACAATGAAATAAAATTCAGTGAACAAATGTAGATTAACTTGTgaaaataataatcatatataataatcatatatatatatatatatatatatatatatatatatatatatatatatatatatatatatatatatatataatcatataTATAAAGCAATCTCGTATGAATTTTTTTATCAACATTACAATCTATAATAGTATTAAAGTAATTCATGAGTTAAGTGGTAAACAAGATGAAAAACCTAAGGAATACTATCTATTAGAAATAAGATTGTGCTTTACCAACGTTGAAAAACCTTTAATAAATTGTATTCCTACAATAAGCTATGACATTGATATAAAAAATGTTTATAAAGACCGACTCTTCGTATACACGGGCTATGACCCACAAATTTTACGAGAAGTGAGTAAATTTCTATGCTCATTTAATTGGTtggatatattattttttattctaatcaacataaattttattattactagCATCTAAGCGGGCAGTTTTGTGTCCGTTGGTTCACTTTTTTTAGTGTGTACACGCGTtaaaacataaatatattttttaatttaatttgattttgtcaTGTATGAAACAAATTATTCTATGGACCATTATGAATGTCATTGATCGCAAACACGGTTGGATATTTTTTGTTGATAGTCCAAGCAAAATAGGTAAAACGTTTCATGAATGACAAGCTTAAGAAGTAGAGGAGAAATTTTCTTAGCAACTAAATCATCTAGTAAAGTTGTAACACTGTTATCCATTGGTAGGACCGCACCCTCTCGATTTAAGAAACTTATTAAAATACAACCATGTTCCATTTAATATTGAGAAGCAAAAAGATATtacaaattttattaaatttcatTAGTGTTGTAGCTACAATAATTTGATTTACCGTATCACCTTTTGCATGTGAATTGTATCACTTATGTCTACTTTTTATTTTACTAAGCACagacattaaaatataaatattattttttaattttaattttaattttaatttaaattattttcgtaAAAATGTGGCATAGATGTAAACTTGGGTTTTAaaaaatatactccctccgttttttattataagtcgttttggaaaaaaaatttgtatttaaatataagtcgctttacaattccaatgaataattaatgctacttttcctattatatccttaaatatttattattctctctcctttcaattatataaatttatcttccatatgttattaattaaggataattttgtaaaaaccttcataatttctcattttcatacaataattattatttttcttaaactgtgtaaAAAGTCTAAAAcggcttataataaaaaacggatggAGTATAATGAATGTAAcacataattaatttgatttgaaAACGTGACCATTAAATAATGCAAGTGATCATGAACAAAAATAACAATATCAGTTTTTATGAGCATCTCATGGTAAAAGAACACACTCATTCTTTAAGAAACTAAGACTTTAAAATTGTAGAGGAATCTATAAGCACTTATTTCTCTCTTCAATCAACATAATCACTGGattaaaagttaaataaataaaatcaattaagtcaAAGCTTGAAAAAATGATAATGAATAATTAATTACATCTATATTAAATTTAAGGAATTAACTCATAAATTAATTGGAGATATGACACAATATTACACTCTTAATAAAAGGAGCAAACAATATAAAAGATcgtttttatcttcttttttattttaggaATGATCCATTGATGTGGTTTTCATACTACTAAA
Coding sequences:
- the LOC131642447 gene encoding uncharacterized acetyltransferase At3g50280-like: MSSVQILSSTAIHAPNHSNHHTIDLNPWDLQFLTFEYSQMGYLYHHSINLDTSNQIQHLKHSLSSTLDYFQPLAGRLNITQHENDLISCSIMCNNKGALFVHALAKNISVVDILEPTYLFNIHHSFFSLNGVFNYDGMSQPLLAVQVTELIDGIFISVTINHVVGDGNLFTHFTNSWARISKGSLELSKLPIFERWYPKGIECPIRFPFAIVSQNNHSKNDHIIPPMRMFHFTKENIAKLKFKANLEAGTTNISSFQALFTHIWRSFIRSKNLDLQTEVHFVLDIGVKQRLIPPLPENYYGVAVIECVVTMKAGELLEDDGLGKGALKMNKMIALHSDEMLRSHYQNWSITPNFVITPDDVVNNNSLVIASSPWFDFYGNDFGWGKPLGVISGYASKRNGKIFMYAGVDKGSLEIEVCHPYEILEAMGNDSEFMM